TAGAGATAAGCAGGTAATTATAAACTGTCCAAATTTCATGTGGTGGGTTTTTCCACGGCGTACAGATCGCTTTACATGAATGCTGGATGTTGGGTTTTGTGGTTCGAACTCGAAAGATACTATAAATCTTCGGGTGCTGCAATATTGAGGTTCTGAATCAGCTTTGTATTTACAGGCTGGCCATCTTTAGTAGCCGGTTGCCATTTCAATTCTTTTTCAAATTTTTCTTTCACTACTCTGTTCAATTCGGCATGGCCACCACGAATTACCGTTGCTAATGCAGTGTTGCCATTTTTATCAACAATGAATTCAACCTGCAGAGACATTGAAGCATTTCCTTCCAAATATGGAACAAGAGATTGACTTAAATTAAATAACCATTTTTGTAAGGCTGCATTACCATCTTTATGAAAAGGAACACGATCAACCTTTTCTTCTAACGCCCAGGCAGCATATGGATTTGCCTTATTGTTGGTTTCAATTACTTTAATACGCTTTACTTTCGGTGTTTCAGGATTTGTGGCCACTACATAACTGCCATCCTTTGCAATTAGTACCGTAGGCAGCTGATGCGTGTCTTCAAAGAATTCATATGCATCTTTGATCTGCTTTGCAAACTCCTGAACATCCTGCTTGTTTTTTGTTTTGGTCACAAGCTGCTCCATGCCCTTTTGATTATCGTATCGAACGGGGTAAATATGAACCGGGATAAAATCCTGCCCCTGATCTTTTACAACTGATGCGAGATAATACACTTGCTCAATCAACGAATCTGTCAAGGGCAAACAACCAATGGTTACACAGTTGCCATGAATGTAAATATCGCCACCAGGTTTGGTATGATCACTTAAAATAGCATCAGATGCATTAGGATAATTTAAACCCAAGGCTAAATGATAATTACTGTTGGGTTTAAATTCATTTATATAATAGAAACCTTCGGGAATCTGCTTATCGCCTTCTTTACGCTTTGGTCCGTAGGTGCCGGATGTGGCACATACCTTGTATACTTTGAAGAGTTCAAATTTTTCGTCCCAGTCGTTCTTCAGCCACACTTCCAATTGCTTTTCGTGTTTAAAGGCACGCACATACATGTACTTTAAAGGCCATTGAAAACCTTTGTCTTTTAACTCTTTTCGTAATGAATCTTCTACTTTGGAAAATATACCAGCACCTTTAAAGCTACGTGCGGCAGAGACGGTAGCACTACTCCCCTCATATGGCGATTGTGCAGATACACCTGTTACGCACAGGCTCAAACTAAGAATAAGTAAAAGGCTTTTATTGAGCATACTGGATTTGTTATGAACGGACTGTTGTCAAAAATATTTCAATTTGTGGATAAATTCAAATGAAAAGGGGCAGTAAAACTGCCCCGTAAAATTACAGATTTCCTCTGGCTTCCTGCTCTCTTTCTATTGCCTCGAACAAGGCTTTAAAGTTTCCTTTACCAAAACTCTGGGCCCCTTTACGCTGAATGATCTCAAAAAACAGCGTAGGTCGGTCTTCAACAGGCTTGGTAAATATCTGAAGTAAATATCCTTCATCATCCCTGTCAACCAGAATACCTAATTCTTTCAACGGTGCAAGATCTTCGTCAATATGGCCAACACGATCGAGAAGATCATCATAATAGGTAGTAGGGACCTGCAAAAATTCTATTCCTCTGCTGCGTAATTCAGTAACCGTTTCTACAATATTATTGGTAGCCATGGCCACATGTTGCACCCCTTCGCCATTATAATAATCGAGATATTCTTCAACCTGTGATTTCTTTTTCCCCTCTGCCGGTTCATTGATGGGGAACTTTACATAACCGTTTCCATTGCTCATTACTTTACTCATCAAAGCTGAATATTCTGTTGAGATGTCGTTGTCATCAAAGCTGAGAATATTGCGAAAGCCCATAACATTTTCATAAAACCCTACCCATGGATTCATTTGGTTCCAGCCAACATTACCAACACAATGGTCAACATATTGCAAGCCCGTTTCTTTTACTTTGAAATACGGATTGCTCCACTCCTTGTAACCGGGCATGAACACGCCTTTGTAATCTTTGCGTTCAATAAATAAGTGAACTGTATCGCCATAAGTATGAATACCACTGATAACAACTGTTCCATGATCATCGGTTAAGGTTGTTGTTTCCTTATAAAGTTTTGCACCACGGCTGGTTGTTTCATGCAAAGCCGAAGCCGCATCGTCAACCTTTAAAGCCAATGCTTTTACGCCATCGCCATGTTTATAAATATGATCAGCCATTTCATTATCCGGACGCAATGGTGTGGTGAGCATCAGCGTAAGTTTGTTTTGACGTACCACATAACTTGCCCTGTCTTTGATACCTGTTTCCGGACCGGCATAAGCCAATGGTTGAAATCCAAATGCTGAAATATAAAAATGAGCGGCCTGCTTGGCATTGCCTACATAAAATTCTACGTAATCAGTTCCGTGCAACGGAAGAAAATCTTTTTGTACAGCCTGTTGTTTGTTAACAGCAATTGTTGACATGATTGTTGATTTTAAAATTCAATAAAAGAGGAACAAATCAGGTTCAAAGAACAGAACCTTTCTCAAACAATCAGTTGGAGTCAATCGCCAATACTTCCATCAGCAAACAGTAATTGCTGCGTTTATCGTGGAAGCGTTTATTGGCATAATCAGGGTGCATAGGGCAAAATTAAATAAAACCGGCAACTTCAAACAGAAACCTTCTAAGCAATTATCTTTGCCGCATGCAAAAAATCGGCATCCTCGGCGGCGGACAGTTAGGCCGTATGTTATTACAGGCAGCAGCCAATTATCCTGTTGAAACATATATACTTGAAAATGATGAGCATTGTCCATCGGCACATCTCTGTCATCACTTTACAAAAGGCGATATCAAAGATTTTGAAACCGTTTACAACTTTGGCAAAGGATTGGATGCTATCACCATTGAAATTGAAAGTGTAAATGTGGAAGCATTGGAAAAACTGGAAGCAGAAGGCGTAAAAGTTTTTCCAAAACCAACTGCTTTGCGCATCATCAAAAATAAAATTGAACAAAAGAAATTCTATCAACATCACCAGATACCAACATCTGAGTTTGTAATCACCGAAAACAAAGAAGAACTGAACGCATTGGTTTCTTTTTTACCGGCGGCACATAAAGTAGGCATGGGTGGTTATGATGGTCGTGGTGTTGAAATATTAAAAACAGCAAAAGATCTTGAACGTGGTTTTGATGCACCTGCAGTATTGGAAAAACTGGTACCCATTCAAAAAGAAATTGCCATGATCGTGGCAGTGGGACAAGATGGTGAAACAACCATGTACCCGCCAGCTGAAATGGTTTTTGATCCACATTTAAATTTGTTAGATTACCAGGTTTCCCCTGCCGAACTTCCTGAAAAAACATTCTGGAAAGTGGAAGCTATTGCCATGGCGGTTGTACGAAATCTTGAATCGCCCGGTTTATTTGCTGTAGAATTATTTGTTGATAAGAACGGCGATGTATTGGTGAATGAAACAGCCCCACGAGTACACAACAGTGGTCATCACAGTATTGAAGGAAATTACTCATCGCAATTCGATATGTTGTGGCGCATTATGCTTGGTTACCCACTTGGCTGTACCGATGCCATCATGCCATCCGTTATTTTAAATATTGTTGGTGAAGAAGGTTACAGCGGAGCTGCATACTATGAAGGTCTTGATGATGTATTGAAAATGGAGAATGCCTTTGTGCATATTTATGGCAAAACACATACCAAGCCGGGTCGTAAAATGGGCCACGTTACCGTTATTGGTAAAGACCGAAGCGAGCTAACATATAAAGCCAACCGCATCAAACATTTATTGAAAGTAAAAACGAAGTAAACGCCCCTTTTATTCATAAGAATTCGTATACAAGCAATTATTTCCGAAGACTAACCAATGTTTTTACCACTCATCCAACTGTAGGGGCATAAAATTGTTCTATGCTTACCTTTAGCCATTCTATACAACACATGAGAATAATTACATTGGTAGCAGCTGCCATATTCGTATTGGCAACAAGCTGTAAAGACGAAAAAAAACAATCCGCAGCACCACAGGGAGGCCGTCAGCAAGCACCGATGACGGTTGTTGGTTATATCGTTAAAACAGGATCTGTAAGCGAGCCCGTTCAACTTCCCGGTTCACTTTTGCCGATGGAAGAAACACAGATACAGGCTGAAGTAAGTGGTCGTGTAGTTTCACATTCCATTAACGAAGGGGCTTACGTTAATAAGGGAGCATTGCTGGTAAAATTGTTTGATGGTGATCTGCAGGCACAATTAAAAAAGCTCCAGGTACAATTACAAATCGCTGAAAAAACAGAAGAACGCAATAAAGAGTTGTTGAAAATTAGTGGTATCAGTCAGCAAGATTATGATCTTAGTTTTTTACAGGTGAGCAATATTAATGCAGATATTGAACTGCTGCGTACGAACATAGTAAAAACAGAGATTCGTGCACCATTTAATGGCAAGATCGGTTTCAGAAATATTTCAAATGGCGCATACATCACTCCGGCAACTATCATTACCAGTCTTCGGCAGTTAAGCCAAATGAAACTGCAGTTCAGCGTTCCTGAAAAATATACTTCCAAAATACGCATCGGTCAAACCATCAGCTTTTCAACTGAAGGTAGCAGCAGAAAATTCCTGGCAAAGGTGTATGCAACTGAATCAACTGTAAGTGAAACTACACGTGGTTTAAATGTGCGTTGTATGGTGCAGCAAAATGATGCCGCATTAGTGCCTGGTTCCTTTGCAAAAGTAGATATGGACTTTGCAAGAAATGACTACGCTATCCTTGTTCCATCGCAAGCCATCCTGCCACAGGCAAGAGGTAAAAAACTGATTTTATACAAAGATGGTATTGCCAAATTTGTAGATGTCCAAACAGGTATTCGTGATTCAGCCAACGTAGAAATTACAAGTGGCGTTGTTCCTGGTGATACTATTATTACAACCGGACTTCTCGGTTTAAAACCAGAAGCAAAAGTGAAACTCTCAAAAGTTCAATAATTAAGTATGACTATTTCCGAACTGAGTTTGAAACGACCCGTGCTGGCCATTGTGATGAACATCATGATCGTTTTGTTTGGTGTCATCGGGTTTCGTTTTTTAGGTATTCGTGATTATCCTGCTATTGATCCTCCCAATATAAGTGTACGTACTTCTTACCCCGGTGCCAATGCCGACGTTATTGAATCGCAGATCACCGAACCGTTAGAAAAATCGATCAACGGAATTGCCGGTGTAAAAAATATTACCAGCAGCAGCAGCCAGGGTAACAGTAATATCAACGTTGAGTTTGAATTGGGTTTTAATCTTGAGGAAGCAGCAAATGATGTGCGTGATAAAGTATCACAAACAGTTCGTTCGCTGCCAGCCGATCTTGATGCACCACCTGTTGTTACAAAAGCTGATGCCAGCAGTGATCCGATTCTTTCAATGACCATTCAAAGTGAAAGCCGGAACCCGCTACAGGTTACAGAATATGCTACAAATAATTTGCTTGAACGTATACAAACCATTCCCGGCGTTAGTACTGTGAATATCTGGGGCGAAAAAAGATATGCTATGCGTATCTGGTTTGAACCTGAAAAATTATTATCATATAAGTTAACTGCAAAAGACGTGCAGACAGCACTTCAACGTGAAAACCTGGAATTACCATCTGGTAAAATTTCAGGTAACACCATGGAGTTAACTGTTAGAACCTTTGGCCGTTTAACTACGGAAGAAGATTTCAATAATCTCATTGTTGCAAATATTGAAGGGCGTGATATTAAATTAAAAGATGTAGGACAAGTTATACTTGGTCCGGAGAATGAAGAAAGTGGTTTGAAGGAAAGTGGAACACCGATGATCGCCCTGGCAATTGTTCCTCAACCCGGCAGTAACTACGTTGCAATTGCCGATGAATTTTATAAACGTTACGAACAAATAAAAAAAGAAGTACCTGCAGATATTACACTTGATGTGGGTATGGATCAAACAAAGTTTGTACGTAAGTCCATTGCTGAAGTAGAAGAAACGCTTGTGCTTTCTTTTGCATTGGTGGTGCTCATCATCTTTCTCTTTTTCCGAGACTGGATCGTTGCAATCCGTCCTTTGATCGATATTCCTGTTTCATTGATCGGTGCATTCTTTATTATGTATCTGAGCGGCTTTACCATTAATGTGCTTACACTACTAGCCATTGTATTGGCAACGGGCCTTGTGGTGGATGATGGAATTGTGGTAACAGAAAACATCTTTAAGAAAATGGAACAGGGCATGGACAAATACAAAGCTGCCCGTGAAGGTTCTAAAGAAATTTATTTTGCGGTTATTGCAACGTCCATCACATTAGCCGTAGTATTTCTTCCTATCATTTTCTTAGAAGGATTTGTGGGACGCTTGTTCCGTGAGTTTGGTATTGTGGTAGCGGGTGCGGTATTAATTTCTGCATTTGTATCACTCACATTAACACCTGTACTCAACGTT
The DNA window shown above is from Lacibacter sp. H375 and carries:
- a CDS encoding L,D-transpeptidase family protein, coding for MLNKSLLLILSLSLCVTGVSAQSPYEGSSATVSAARSFKGAGIFSKVEDSLRKELKDKGFQWPLKYMYVRAFKHEKQLEVWLKNDWDEKFELFKVYKVCATSGTYGPKRKEGDKQIPEGFYYINEFKPNSNYHLALGLNYPNASDAILSDHTKPGGDIYIHGNCVTIGCLPLTDSLIEQVYYLASVVKDQGQDFIPVHIYPVRYDNQKGMEQLVTKTKNKQDVQEFAKQIKDAYEFFEDTHQLPTVLIAKDGSYVVATNPETPKVKRIKVIETNNKANPYAAWALEEKVDRVPFHKDGNAALQKWLFNLSQSLVPYLEGNASMSLQVEFIVDKNGNTALATVIRGGHAELNRVVKEKFEKELKWQPATKDGQPVNTKLIQNLNIAAPEDL
- the hppD gene encoding 4-hydroxyphenylpyruvate dioxygenase, whose amino-acid sequence is MSTIAVNKQQAVQKDFLPLHGTDYVEFYVGNAKQAAHFYISAFGFQPLAYAGPETGIKDRASYVVRQNKLTLMLTTPLRPDNEMADHIYKHGDGVKALALKVDDAASALHETTSRGAKLYKETTTLTDDHGTVVISGIHTYGDTVHLFIERKDYKGVFMPGYKEWSNPYFKVKETGLQYVDHCVGNVGWNQMNPWVGFYENVMGFRNILSFDDNDISTEYSALMSKVMSNGNGYVKFPINEPAEGKKKSQVEEYLDYYNGEGVQHVAMATNNIVETVTELRSRGIEFLQVPTTYYDDLLDRVGHIDEDLAPLKELGILVDRDDEGYLLQIFTKPVEDRPTLFFEIIQRKGAQSFGKGNFKALFEAIEREQEARGNL
- a CDS encoding 5-(carboxyamino)imidazole ribonucleotide synthase gives rise to the protein MQKIGILGGGQLGRMLLQAAANYPVETYILENDEHCPSAHLCHHFTKGDIKDFETVYNFGKGLDAITIEIESVNVEALEKLEAEGVKVFPKPTALRIIKNKIEQKKFYQHHQIPTSEFVITENKEELNALVSFLPAAHKVGMGGYDGRGVEILKTAKDLERGFDAPAVLEKLVPIQKEIAMIVAVGQDGETTMYPPAEMVFDPHLNLLDYQVSPAELPEKTFWKVEAIAMAVVRNLESPGLFAVELFVDKNGDVLVNETAPRVHNSGHHSIEGNYSSQFDMLWRIMLGYPLGCTDAIMPSVILNIVGEEGYSGAAYYEGLDDVLKMENAFVHIYGKTHTKPGRKMGHVTVIGKDRSELTYKANRIKHLLKVKTK
- a CDS encoding efflux RND transporter periplasmic adaptor subunit, with translation MRIITLVAAAIFVLATSCKDEKKQSAAPQGGRQQAPMTVVGYIVKTGSVSEPVQLPGSLLPMEETQIQAEVSGRVVSHSINEGAYVNKGALLVKLFDGDLQAQLKKLQVQLQIAEKTEERNKELLKISGISQQDYDLSFLQVSNINADIELLRTNIVKTEIRAPFNGKIGFRNISNGAYITPATIITSLRQLSQMKLQFSVPEKYTSKIRIGQTISFSTEGSSRKFLAKVYATESTVSETTRGLNVRCMVQQNDAALVPGSFAKVDMDFARNDYAILVPSQAILPQARGKKLILYKDGIAKFVDVQTGIRDSANVEITSGVVPGDTIITTGLLGLKPEAKVKLSKVQ